A portion of the Bacillus sp. es.034 genome contains these proteins:
- a CDS encoding GNAT family N-acetyltransferase, protein MIKKRELHECHELYDLMVHPDVFPFVRQKAYSYEELLFLTKQTIEAEERGELISRTILDEWGNPIGTINLFDIQENAGFLGTWIGKPFHGKGYNQPAKDAFFSELFFELGMETIFMRIRKVNTRSQKAAEKLPYVVKANESRKSLYDQLNAQEDVYDLYEIPKDLYTLYLYQLQQSPEEEQALEA, encoded by the coding sequence ATGATCAAGAAACGTGAATTACATGAGTGTCATGAACTTTATGACCTGATGGTGCACCCGGATGTCTTCCCTTTTGTGCGTCAGAAGGCGTATTCCTATGAGGAGCTTCTTTTCCTGACAAAACAAACCATTGAAGCAGAAGAACGCGGGGAACTTATTTCCCGGACGATTTTGGACGAGTGGGGCAACCCTATCGGAACGATTAATTTATTCGACATCCAGGAAAATGCAGGATTCCTTGGTACATGGATCGGGAAGCCGTTTCATGGCAAAGGGTATAACCAGCCGGCTAAGGATGCATTCTTTTCCGAGTTATTTTTTGAGCTGGGAATGGAAACCATTTTTATGAGAATCAGAAAGGTGAATACCCGTTCACAAAAGGCTGCAGAGAAGCTTCCTTATGTCGTAAAGGCAAATGAATCAAGGAAATCTCTCTATGATCAATTAAATGCTCAAGAAGACGTGTATGATCTGTATGAGATTCCGAAAGATTTGTACACCCTCTATCTATATCAGCTTCAGCAGTCGCCTGAAGAAGAGCAGGCGCTCGAAGCTTAA